The Eurosta solidaginis isolate ZX-2024a chromosome 4, ASM4086904v1, whole genome shotgun sequence genome includes a window with the following:
- the LOC137248820 gene encoding katanin p60 ATPase-containing subunit A-like 2 encodes MSREDDIRNAAARRRNLLFLTQRFLADYGFYQAAEALKNEARLPVEEYELCDNIDLDAIYLEYASYYHLKFGKYPKILRKLKPTVRVEVDAKRKSKIKSCLAVTTNAVNMDTPPAEPVTGLGDVELTVRKVETLKLSGNVAEGETNTIRTMSLAGVSCAGSGKEEERSEALQRLKEIEHTASADALLCQQDWQNLADLVKSTMMRDELKLSWSDMCGNAHAVEIIKEAVLVPLMFPQLFLNGLRPWKSVLLHGPPGSGKTLLAKILYAETRQKVAFFNVTSSIVVSKWRGESEKIMRILFHMAYKHAPSIIFFDEIEGLTSRRDRPSDHESSKRFKNELLQLLDGMEQQTGGVFVLASSNLPWDIDDAFLRRFEKRILVQLPNEVERALLIDKQLPLMVSNEQMEALVRISEHFTGDEIRLACKEIAMQSIRRATRAGKSDAKPAQEISFLEAFQQIKPISLQLMKRHQQWQELHGS; translated from the coding sequence ATGTCGCGAGAGGATGATATACGAAATGCGGCTGCACGGCGGCGCAATTTATTATTTCTCACACAACGTTTTCTAGCCGATTATGGATTTTACCAAGCCGCCGAAGCATTGAAGAATGAAGCACGTTTGCCAGTCGAAGAATACGAGCTTTGCGACAACATCGACTTAGATGCAATTTATTTGGAATACGCCAGCTATTATCATTTGAAATTCGGCAAATATCCAAAAATACTGCGTAAGCTTAAGCCAACTGTAAGGGTGGAGGTGGATGCGAAACGCAAATCAAAGATAAAAAGTTGTTTAGCAGTTACAACGAATGCAGTTAATATGGACACACCACCAGCGGAACCGGTAACAGGGCTGGGAGACGTAGAATTGACTGTGCGCAAAGTGGAAACATTAAAGTTAAGCGGAAACGTGGCTGAAGGTGAGACAAACACAATAAGGACAATGTCGCTTGCTGGAGTTTCTTGTGCTGGTAGTGGCAAGGAAGAAGAACGCAGTGAAGCTCTCCAACGTTTAAAAGAGATCGAACATACCGCTAGTGCTGATGCATTGCTATGTCAACAAGACTGGCAGAATTTGGCAGATCTCGTGAAATCTACAATGATGCGTGATGAACTCAAACTTAGTTGGTCGGATATGTGCGGTAATGCGCATGCAGTTGAAATCATTAAAGAAGCGGTGCTTGTGCCACTCATGTTTCCACAACTTTTTTTGAATGGTTTGCGCCCATGGAAATCGGTATTGTTGCATGGCCCACCGGGTAGCGGAAAAACTTTACTAGCAAAAATTCTCTATGCCGAAACACGTCAAAAGGTAGCATTTTTTAACGTTACCAGCAGCATTGTGGTTTCCAAGTGGCGTGGTGAATCGGAAAAAATTATGCGCATACTCTTTCATATGGCCTACAAGCATGCGCCGTCGATCATCTTCTTCGATGAGATTGAGGGTTTAACGTCACGTCGTGATCGTCCTAGTGATCATGAATCGTCAAAACGTTTCAAAAATGAATTACTTCAATTACTGGATGGCATGGAACAGCAAACGGGTGGTGTTTTTGTATTGGCGAGCAGCAATTTACCTTGGGATATCGATGATGCGTTTCTGCGTCGTTTCGAAAAGAGAATTTTAGTTCAACTACCAAATGAGGTAGAACGCGCTTTACTTATCGATAAACAGTTGCCACTTATGGTAAGTAATGAACAAATGGAGGCATTGGTACGTATCTCCGAGCATTTTACGGGCGATGAAATTCGTTTGGCATGCAAAGAGATTGCTATGCAGTCGATAAGACGCGCAACTCGTGCGGGTAAGAGCGATGCGAAGCCAGCACAAGAAATATCGTTTTTAGAGGCTTTTCAACAGATCAAACCAATAAGTTTGCAATTAATGAAACGTCATCAACAATGGCAAGAGTTGCATGGGTCATAA